A window of the Cucurbita pepo subsp. pepo cultivar mu-cu-16 chromosome LG01, ASM280686v2, whole genome shotgun sequence genome harbors these coding sequences:
- the LOC111795183 gene encoding U-box domain-containing protein 5-like, with product MGTDSTKNVEAVSNIYSFKVHCRMCTELMKLVDRVLEVLPEIEAARPGSPEGREALCNLNIGMKKAELVLQYCRDSSKLYLALTGDRIISRCHRVKSLLEHNLRKIKYMVPVALARKISQIADDLKVAKFILDSSEEEVWKAMQQLLKLGASSPDAPEISEIKALKIAALRLNILSYKEMLFERRSIRKLLDDVGHGNPRKRKILTYLFYRLKKYGKLILQEISEARADISSSNQYGEMEGNVRQGNDTPQADMILNRAIPPEEFKCPISLRLMYDPVVIESKVTYEKVWIEKWFKEGHDTCPLTKMKLTSFSMTPNVDMKKLIHKWCIKFRVTIPDPSVEPECPEVWENSIASFGSSMNDICLPIDFSDISFGGLHNSYYPDSLRLNELGIKSRQSKGDDLGRFQSDSNAEETDLEFPSTMSELSWESKSKVIKDMNNVINKNRFGPILSETVMDQLALFMKDAFDLQDSEAQKNGSELFLSLVRKSRSNSLSVPEKILTTLASLLNSEVTDEVLAILEALSGHYKCGSKFATSGVLASMVEYLDSEIKALQEFAVKTFANLSSNSHICSDIVSLGCIPKLVSLLNDEDDLSGKCMFILQNLCHTEEGKIYIVETNGCIASIVRRLEMGKLENQEHAITILLSLCSQRVEYCELVMAEGVFPLLWKISNNGSEKGKAGAFELHRLLKDVQDNEQQESYVSDTSSSNKPACHSKQRKVSKKPGFLGMIFTKHRRPKDVQDNEQQESYVSDPSFSNKPACNSEQRKPSNKPGFLGMIFKKHRLTKGVQDNKEQESYVSDPSFSNNPACSSKQRKPSKMSGFLGMIFPKRSLLKKE from the exons GTTCATTGTAGAATGTGCACGGAGTTAATGAAGTTGGTCGACCGGGTCTTAGAGGTATTACCAGAGATTGAAGCAGCTCGTCCTGGAAGCCCGGAAGGAAGAGAGGCGCTGTGTAATTTAAACATTGGAATGAAGAAAGCAGAGCTAGTTCTTCAGTATTGTCGAGACTCGAGTAAACTTTATCTG GCATTAACTGGAGATAGGATTATCTCTAGATGTCATAGAGTGAAGAGTTTGTTGGAGCACAATTTGcgtaaaattaaatacatggTTCCTGTGGCATTGGCTCGGAAG ATCTCTCAAATAGCAGATGATCTTAAGGTTGCAAAATTCATCCTTGACTCATCTGAAGAAGAGGTTTGGAAGGCTATGCAACAGTTGTTGAAGCTCGGTGCATCGTCTCCAGATGCTCCTGAAATTTCTGAAATCAAGGCTCTGAAAATTGCTGCTTTGAGGCTTAATATTTTATCCTATAAGGAAATGTTGTTCGAGAGACGATCAATCAGAAAACTATTAGATGATGTTGGTCATGGTAATCCCCGGAAAAGGAAGATTTTGACATACCTTTTCTATCGTTTGAAGAAGTATGGGAAGCTGATACTGCAAGAAATCTCGGAAGCCCGAGCGGATATCTCTAGTAGCAATCAATATGGGGAAATGGAGGGTAATGTGAGACAAGGGAATGATACTCCCCAAGCTGATATGATACTCAATAGAGCCATTCCCCCTGAGGAATTCAAGTGCCCCATATCATTGAGATTGATGTATGATCCTGTCGTAATTGAATCCAAAGTGACATATGAGAAGGTATGGATTGAAAAATGGTTTAAGGAGGGTCATGATACATGCCCACTAACCAAAATGAAACTGACCAGTTTTTCAATGACTCCTAATGTTGATATGAagaaattaattcataaatggTGCATAAAGTTTAGAGTCACAATTCCCGACCCAAGTGTGGAACCAGAATGCCCCGAGGTTTGGGAGAATTCCATTGCTAGCTTTGGAAGTTCGATGAACGATATATGTCTACCCATCGACTTCAGCGATATCTCGTTTGGTGGTCTTCATAATAGTTATTATCCAGATTCATTGAGGCTCAATGAATTGGGTATCAAGTCTAGGCAGAGTAAAGGTGATGATTTGGGTAGGTTTCAATCTGATTCAAATGCTGAGGAAACAGACTTGGAGTTTCCTTCTACCATGAGTGAGCTTTCGTGGGAATCAAAAAGCAAGGTTATTAAAGATATGAACAATGTCATTAACAAAAACAGATTTGGTCCAATCTTATCTGAAACTGTCATGGATCAACTTGCCTTGTTTATGAAGGATGCATTTGATCTTCAGGATTCTGAAGCTCAGAAAAATGGATCTGAGCTGTTTCTTTCACTTGTGAGAAAAAGCAG GTCGAACAGCCTGAGTGTTCCTGAGAAGATTCTGACAACATTGGCTAGTTTACTCAATTCAGAAGTGACTGATGAAGTTCTTGCCATTTTAGAAGCATTATCTGGCCACTATAAATGCGGTTCTAAGTTCGCCACGTCCGGTGTTCTCGCTTCAATGGTTGAGTACCTCGACTCAGAGATCAAAGCCTTGCAAGAATTTGCTGTCAAAACTTTTGCTAACTTGTCCTCAAACAGCCACATCTGCTCCGACATCGTATCATTGGGGTGCATCCCAAAACTAGTTTCCTTGCTAAATGATGAGGATGATCTCTCAGGGAAATGTATGTTTATTCTGCAAAATTTGTGCCACACTGAAGAAGGAAAGATTTATATTGTTGAAACTAATGGCTGCATTGCCTCCATTGTTCGACGTCTTGAAATGGGCAAGCTCGAAAACCAGGAGCACGCAATCACTATTCTCCTTTCGCTATGCTCTCAACGAGTTGAGTATTGTGAGTTAGTAATGGCAGAAGGTGTTTTCCCACTTCTTTGGAAGATCTCCAACAATGGGAGTGAGAAAGGAAAAGCAGGCGCCTTTGAATTGCACCGACTTCTTAAAGACGTTCAGGATAACGAGCAGCAAGAATCTTATGTTTCTGATACTTCATCTTCTAACAAGCCTGCCTGCCACTCCAAGCAAAGGAAGGTGAGCAAGAAGCCAGGATTTCTTGGAATGATCTTCACAAAGCACCGACGTCCAAAAGACGTTCAGGATAACGAGCAGCAAGAATCTTATGTTTCTGATCCTTCATTCTCTAACAAGCCTGCCTGCAACTCCGAGCAAAGGAAGCCGAGCAATAAGCCTGGATTTCTTGGAATGATCTTCAAAAAGCATCGACTTACAAAAGGCGTTCAGGACAACAAAGAGCAAGAATCTTATGTTTCTGATCCTTCATTCTCGAACAACCCTGCCTGCAGCTCTAAGCAAAGGAAGCCAAGCAAGATGTCTGGATTTCTTGGAATGATCTTCCCAAAGCGCAGCCTCTTAAAGAAGGAGTGA
- the LOC111787968 gene encoding small nuclear ribonucleoprotein Sm D2-like: MSRPMEEDTNKNEEEEFNTGPLSVLMMSVKNNTQVLINCRNNKKLLGRVRAFDRHCNMVLENVREMWTEVPKTGKGKKKAQPINKDRFISKMFLRGDSVIIVLRNPK, from the exons ATGag CCGACCAATGGAGGAAGAT ACTAACAagaatgaagaagaggaattcAACACTGGTCCACTTTCAGTTCTCATGATGAGTGTTAAAAATAACACACAG GTACTCATAAATTGTCGCAACAATAAGAAGCTTTTGGGACGTGTAAGGGCCTTCGATCGCCATTGTAATATGGTTCTGGAAAATGTTAGAGAGATGTGGACTGag GTACCAAAAACTGGGAAGGGCAAGAAAAAGGCTCAACCTATTAACAAGGACAGATTCATCAGTAAGATGTTTCTGAGAGGAGACTCTGTCATCATTGTTCTTAGGAATCCCAAGTAA
- the LOC111805033 gene encoding tubby-like F-box protein 5 — MSLKSFVRELREMKDGIGSISKRGEEGSRHWRNRTMSHIAPDQVPSSSELIQQGRWANLPPELLLDIIRRVEQSETSWPARSVVVSCASVCRSWRAITKEIIRTPEQCGRLTFPISLKQPGPRESPFQFFIKRDRATSTYLLYFGMVPSEVKKDKLLLAAKRVRRAAGTDFIISLAADDFSRASSTYVGKLRSNFLGTKFSIYDSQPPCDPAAQQNSRSSRRFRSKQVSPRVPAFNYCVGTISYELNVLRTRGPRRMQCIMQTIPVSSIQEGGTAPTPTSFTYSIDDHLSTMSDSMRKGSAKDFSPKTLSEPAVQDLDESLVLKNKAPRWHEQLQCWCLNFRGRVTVASVKNFQLVAAVDQSHNVSVEEQEKVILQFGKIGKDSFTMDYHYPLSAFQAFAICLSSFDTKPACE, encoded by the exons ATGTCGCTTAAAAGTTTTGTTAGAGAGCTGCGAGAGATGAAAGATGGAATTGGGAGCATTTCAAAACGAGGAGAAGAAGGGAGCAGGCACTGGCGAAACCGAACAATGTCGCATATTGCACCTGATCAAGTACCTTCTTCATCGGAGTTAATTCAGCAAGGTCGATGGGCAAATCTGCCCCCAGAATTACTTTTAGACATCATCCGGAGAGTGGAACAGAGTGAAACTTCATGGCCTGCTCGATCTGTAGTTGTTTCCTGTGCTTCAGTTTGTAGGTCTTGGAGGGCCATTACAAAGGAGATTATCAGAACTCCCGAGCAATGTGGAAGGCTCACATTTCCAATCTCATTAAAGCAG CCTGGCCCTCGGGAGTCTCCATTTCAGTTCTTTATCAAAAGGGATAGAGCAACTTCGACCTACCTCCTGTACTTTGGCATGGTTCCCT CGGAGGTCAAAAAGGACAAATTGTTGTTAGCAGCCAAAAGGGTCAGAAGAGCAGCCGGTACTGACTTTATCATATCTTTGGCAGCTGATGATTTTTCTCGAGCGAGTAGTACCTATGTTGGTAAATTAAG GTCTAATTTCCTGGGTACAAAGTTCTCAATTTACGATAGCCAACCTCCTTGTGACCCTGCAGCTCAGCAAAATAGTCGATCAAGCCGTAGATTTCGCTCTAAGCAAGTCTCTCCTAGAGTACCTGCATTTAATTACTGTGTAGGTACAATTTCTTATGAACTTAACGTTCTTCGCACTAGAGGTCCTCGGAGGATGCAGTGCATCATGCAAACTATTCCAGTCTCTTCAATTCAGGAGGGAGGCACTGCCCCAACACCAACATCATTCACATACTCTATCGATGACCACCTTTCTACCATGTCGGATTCTATGAGAAAGGGTTCAGCCAAGGACTTTAGCCCAAAGACCCTATCAGAACCAGCCGTTCAAGATTTGGATGAATCCTTGGTGCTTAAAAACAAGGCGCCGAGATGGCACGAGCAGCTGCAGTGCTGGTGTCTAAATTTCAGGGGACGTGTGACCGTGGCATCTGTTAAGAACTTCCAACTCGTCGCAGCCGTCGATCAATCGCACAATGTTTCAGTGGAAGAGCAAGAGAAGGTAATTCTCCAGTTCggaaaaattggaaaagatAGTTTCACCATGGATTACCACTATCCGCTCTCTGCATTCCAAGCTTTTGCTATCTGCTTGAGCAGCTTCGACACGAAGCCAGCCTGCGAATGA
- the LOC111780557 gene encoding peptidyl-prolyl cis-trans isomerase Pin1, with the protein MSSSAAAGQVRASHILIKHQGSRRPASWKDPEGRIIKNTTRDSAVSQLTVIRDDIISGKSKFEDVASRISDCSSAKRGGDLGPFGRGQMQKPFEEATFALKVGEVSDIVDTDSGVHIIKRTA; encoded by the exons atgtCCTCTTCGGCGGCCGCAGGTCAGGTTAGGGCATCGCACATACTCATAAAGCACCAAGGTTCTCGACGGCCTGCTTCGTGGAAGGATCCGGAAGGCCGAATTATCAAGAACACCACTCGCGACAGCGCCGTCTCTCAGCTTACTGTCATTCGAGACGACATCATTTCCGGCAAGTCCAAGTTTGAGGACGTTGCCTCTCGCATCTCTGACTGCAGCTCTGCCAAGCGTGGCGGCGATCTAG GTCCTTTTGGGCGTGGCCAGATGCAGAAGCCTTTTGAAGAAGCAACATTTGCCCTCAAGGTTGGAGAGGTAAGCGACATTGTGGACACTGACAGTGGAGTTCACATCATCAAGCGGACTGCTTAA
- the LOC111806941 gene encoding GDP-mannose 4,6 dehydratase 1-like, whose amino-acid sequence MASIADGTRSASNTNVEGTAPTEKRRTALITGITGQDGSYLTEFLLDKGYEVHGLIRRSSNFNTQRINHIYIDPHNVHKARMKLHYADLTDASSLRRWLDTILPDEVYNLAAQSHVAVSFEIPDYTADVVATGALRLLEAVRSHIAATGRSHIRYYQAGSSEMFGSTPPPQLETTPFHPRSPYAAAKCAAHWYTVNYREAYGIFACNGILFNHESPRRGENFVTRKITRAVGRIKIGLQSKLFLGNLQASRDWGFAGDYVEAMWMMLQQDQPDDYVVATEESHTVEEFLEVAFGYVGLNWKDHVVIDKRYFRPTEVDNLKGDASKAKKVLGWKPKVGFEKLVKMMVDEDVEMAKREKVLVDAGYMDAQQQP is encoded by the coding sequence ATGGCATCCATCGCCGACGGTACCAGATCCGCCTCCAATACCAATGTCGAGGGCACTGCCCCGACGGAGAAGCGCCGGACGGCCTTAATTACCGGCATTACTGGCCAGGATGGTTCCTATCTGACTGAGTTCCTTCTCGACAAGGGCTACGAAGTCCATGGATTGATCCGGCGATCTTCCAACTTTAATACTCAGAGAATCAACCACATCTATATCGATCCTCACAATGTTCACAAGGCGCGAATGAAGCTTCACTACGCTGACCTCACTGACGCCTCCTCTCTTCGCCGATGGCTCGATACTATCCTTCCCGATGAGGTCTATAACCTCGCTGCTCAATCGCACGTTGctgtttcttttgaaattccGGATTATACCGCTGACGTTGTCGCCACTGGTGCCCTCCGTTTGCTTGAGGCGGTTCGATCTCATATCGCTGCCACTGGCCGGAGTCACATTCGATACTATCAAGCGGGATCGTCTGAAATGTTCGGGTCCACGCCGCCGCCTCAGTTGGAGACGACTCCATTTCATCCTCGATCTCCCTACGCCGCAGCGAAATGCGCTGCGCATTGGTATACGGTGAATTACCGTGAGGCGTACGGGATCTTCGCTTGCAATGGGATACTATTCAACCACGAATCGCCGCGGAGGGGAGAGAATTTTGTGACGAGAAAGATCACACGAGCTGTTGGGCGCATCAAGATTGGGCTTCAGAGCAAGTTGTTCTTAGGGAATCTGCAGGCTTCAAGGGATTGGGGTTTTGCAGGGGATTACGTGGAAGCCATGTGGATGATGCTGCAGCAAGACCAACCCGACGATTATGTGGTTGCAACGGAGGAATCACACACGGTGGAGGAGTTCTTGGAGGTGGCATTTGGGTACGTCGGATTGAATTGGAAGGACCATGTAGTGATCGACAAGAGATACTTCCGGCCGACGGAGGTCGACAATCTGAAAGGGGATGCAAGCAAGGCAAAGAAGGTGTTGGGATGGAAACCAAAGGTCGGATTTGAGAAGCTGGTGAAGATGATGGTGGATGAAGACGTTGAAATGGCCAAGCGAGAGAAGGTTTTGGTCGATGCTGGCTACATGGATGCGCAGCAGCAACCTTAA
- the LOC111806950 gene encoding uncharacterized protein LOC111806950: protein MGASESSLSSSQKARPTDVISTVSERSEAVDPILERLKSLKITTPILQSPPTEGSLTDILVRKPPSSSNAVTVNPQVLLELFSVYCNWQDERVQKINKNQEDIENKIEVTDALAVKLLQRLNFSVSAVKTASEHLSEVHALKVEIGELKGRLTEVISNCDAICKRISSEGPESLRLSIEPFVVATTDSGSSCNSSSQQVDLNTNPHPQEPKLG from the exons ATGGGTGCTTCGGAATCCTCACTCTCAAGCTCTCAGAAAGCG CGGCCAACTGATGTAATCTCCACCGTCTCGGAGCGATCAGAAGCTGTTGACCCCATATTAGAGAGGCTCAAATCCCTTAAAATC ACAACACCGATATTGCAATCACCCCCTACGGAAGGTAGCCTGACAGATATCTTAGTAAGGAAACCGCCCTCTTCTTCAAATGCTG TTACCGTGAATCCCCAAGTGCTTTTGGAGCTCTTCTCAGTGTACTGTAATTGGCAGGATGAACGGGTCCAAaagatcaacaagaatcag GAAGATATCGAAAACAAGATCGAAGTCACAGATGCTTTGGCTGTTAAACTTCTTCAACGCTTAAATTTTTCGGTTTCTGCAGTGAAAACAGCTTCCGAACATCTATCCGAAG TTCACGCACTGAAAGTGGAAATTGGTGAGCTTAAGGGAAGATTGACAGAAGTTATTAGTAATTGCGATGCAATATGcaaaagaatttcttcagaAGGACCAGAGTCTCTACGGTTATCTATCGAGCCATTTGTTGTTGCCACCACCGACTCAGGGTCGTCCTGTAATTCATCTTCTCAGCAAGTAGATTTGAATACAAATCCACATCCCCAAGAACCCAAATTAGGTTGA